From Salvia splendens isolate huo1 chromosome 16, SspV2, whole genome shotgun sequence, a single genomic window includes:
- the LOC121770551 gene encoding protein JINGUBANG-like — translation MFEFILSPLLTSQIFPQINPTLLSLNTNKISEIMGRFLPCPMPCNCDKHKDSQIFQTSQISDSSSSNSSLTSQLSLPSVPSLEHVVFASSSANHQSLVTLKGHTSYIFSLSVAGKYLFSGASNGEIRASASHGGASMYIDARTGSAVKSITVINGKLITAHADHKIRVWRIKDHSISTAKTNVSANVTSNSNSSIAKLKLTATLPTGVDRCIRLFSAGSYVEVRRHRRQTWVHHVDAVAALATSADGALLYSVSWDRSMKVWRSTDFRCVESVQAAHDDAINAVAVAVDGNVYTGSADRLIKVWRRRDGESRHSLVATLEKHKSAVNALALSTDGSVLYSGACDRSIVVWEKGRGGGMAVAGALRGHRKAILCLAVVAEVLCSGSADKSVRVWRRGSGNSYSCLAVLEGHKCPVKCLVARLDRMCSEVDKKSEGDELGNSYLVYSGGLDFDIKVWKIWVPL, via the coding sequence ATGTTTGAATTCATTTTATCACCTCTCCTAACCTCACAAATTTTCCCTCAAATTAACCCTAcgcttctctctctaaatacaAACAAAATATCAGAAATTATGGGTAGATTTCTCCCATGCCCAATGCCTTGCAATTGCGACAAACACAAAGATTCTCAAATATTTCAAACCAGCCAAATTTCCGACTCGTCATCTTCCAATTCATCCCTTACTTCCCAACTAAGCCTCCCTTCCGTCCCTTCCCTCGAACACGTCGTCTtcgcctcctcctccgccaaCCACCAAAGCCTAGTCACCCTCAAGGGCCACACCTCCTACATATTCTCCCTCTCCGTCGCCGGGAAATACCTCTTTAGTGGCGCCTCCAACGGAGAGATTCGTGCATCCGCCTCCCACGGCGGAGCCAGTATGTACATCGACGCCCGGACTGGCTCCGCCGTGAAATCCATCACCGTCATAAACGGCAAGCTAATCACCGCCCACGCGGACCACAAGATACGCGTGTGGCGGATCAAAGACCATAGCATAAGCACGGCTAAAACCAATGTGTCAGCAAATGTCACGTCAAACAGTAATTCATCTATCGCCAAGCTGAAACTGACAGCCACACTCCCCACTGGCGTGGACCGTTGCATACGGCTGTTCTCGGCGGGGAGCTACGTGGAGGTCCGCCGCCACCGGAGGCAGACGTGGGTCCACCACGTCGACGCGGTGGCGGCCCTGGCTACCTCCGCGGACGGCGCGCTCCTCTACTCCGTGTCGTGGGACCGGAGCATGAAGGTGTGGCGGAGCACCGACTTTCGGTGCGTGGAGTCGGTGCAGGCCGCCCACGACGACGCGATCAACGCGGTCGCGGTGGCCGTCGATGGTAACGTCTACACGGGCTCCGCCGACCGCCTGATCAAGGTGTGGCGGCGCCGCGACGGAGAGTCTCGACACTCGCTCGTGGCGACGCTGGAGAAGCATAAGTCCGCCGTGAATGCGCTGGCGCTGAGCACCGATGGGAGTGTGCTTTACTCCGGCGCCTGCGATCGGTCGATCGTCGTGTGGGAGAAGGGAAGAGGAGGCGGAATGGCGGTGGCGGGGGCGCTGAGGGGGCATAGGAAGGCGATTTTGTGTTTGGCGGTGGTGGCGGAGGTGTTGTGCAGTGGATCGGCGGATAAGAGTGTGAGAGTGTGGAGGAGAGGGAGTGGAAATAGCTATTCTTGCCTGGCGGTATTGGAAGGGCATAAATGTCCTGTTAAATGTTTAGTGGCGCGTTTGGATCGGATGTGTAGTGAGGTTGATAAGAAAAGTGAGGGGGATGAGTTAGGGAATAGTTACCTTGTTTATAGTGGtggtttggattttgatattAAGGTTTGGAAAATTTGGGTTCCTTTATAG
- the LOC121770790 gene encoding two-component response regulator ARR3-like, with protein sequence MAQNCEFSPCLDSNEVHVLAVDDSLVDRKVIERLLRITSCKVTSVDSGRRALQYLGLHEDEGSANYNEIKVDLIITDYCMPGMTGFELLKKIKGSSTFRETPVVIMSSENVVARIDRCLEEGAKEFIVKPVKLSDVERLKSSMFGQARIQGLN encoded by the exons ATGGCCCAAAATTGTGagttttcaccatgtttggattCAAATGAAGTTCATGTTCTTGCCGTTGATGACAGTCTTGTTGATAGGAAAGTCATTGAAAGGTTGCTAAGAATCACTTCTTGCAAAG TGACGTCAGTTGATAGTGGGAGAAGAGCTTTGCAGTATTTAGGTCTACATGAAGATGAAGGCTCTGCTAATTATAAT gaGATAAAAGTGGATCTGATTATTACAGATTATTGCATGCCTGGAATGACTGGCTTTGAGTTGCTGAAAAAGATAAAG GGTTCCTCCACTTTTAGAGAAACACCAGTAGTGATCATGTCATCAGAGAACGTAGTGGCTCGGATTGACAG ATGTTTGGAAGAGGGTGCCAAGGAGTTCATAGTGAAGCCTGTGAAACTATCTGATGTGGAACGACTCAAGAGCTCTATGTTTGGCCAAGCTCGAATTCAGGGATTAAATTGA
- the LOC121770789 gene encoding protein WVD2-like 7 isoform X5 — protein sequence MGESLVERPTLDKKMDEPFKPSGGLDVSISFGRFENDVLSWEKWSSFSPNRYLEEVGSLSTPGSVAQKKAYFEAHYKRIAARKAEELEEEKSIVPAARFLDEWRNDDCLESSCGIDAELGLSNGDRSVEVAAESEYASTNATSANEAKKDDDSFDSSKEKSTLDVFVDGIRERDSADVGVESEGCLADEGKDELSCEAVELGPNAAVEAASPEMEKPPRKKNGVKELTPKSNVARKANSTKRDTNSGRVQAKPLPSSTPRNYKAAPVSTPTSASQPLMKRANGSQVTKSTRGASKSLHKSLILDPSSLPAQSMTRRSLMVEKMGDKDIIRRAFKTFQNRMDGSCNEAKSSTVKKVTSTPPEARVSTPPIRRTRDDAEKASAQRNQGGTRSKPSETRLYRGSLVMDTKNTNISAASSSISFRSHDRAKKRKELSQFLKDLEAKSVAKAAENAQLSAKSKEEKDSEIRRLRKSLNFKAKPLPSFYKDRTKAHLEKDPHNKELH from the exons ATGGGTGAATCTTTGGTTGAGAGGCCAACTTTGGATAAGAAG ATGGATGAGCCCTTTAAGCCTAGTGGTGGACTGGATGTGTCTATTTCATTTGGTAGATTTGAGAATGATGTTCTCTCTTGGGAGAAATGGTCGTCGTTTTCTCCGAATAGGTATTTGGAGGAGGTCGGAAGTCTATCGACTCCCGGGTCAGTAGCTCAGAAGAAGGCTTATTTTGAGGCTCACTACAAGAGAATTGCTGCTAGGAAAGCTGAGGAATTGGAGGAGGAAAAGTCGATAGTTCCTGCTGCTCGTTTCTTAGATGAGTGGAGAAATGATGATTGTCTGGAGAGTTCGTGTGGGATCGATGCAGAATTAGGTCTGTCCAACGGTGACAGATCAGTTGAGGTGGCTGCAGAGTCAGAGTATGCATCTACTAATGCAACTTCTGCCAATGAAGCGAAAAAAGATGACGATAGTTTTGATTCTAGTAAGGAGAAATCCACGTTGGATGTTTTCGTAGATGGGATAAGGGAAAGAGACAGTGCTGATGTTGGAGTCGAGAGTGAGGGGTGTTTGGCTGATGAAGGTAAGGATGAGTTGAGCTGTGAGGCAGTCGAGCTTGGACCTAATGCCGCTGTAGAAGCTGCTTCGCCTGAGATGGAGAAGCcaccgagaaagaaaaatgGTGTGAAGGAATTAACTCCTAAGTCGAATGTAGCTCGGAAG GCGAATTCGACTAAAAGGGACACAAATTCGGGTAGGGTTCAGGCGAAGCCTTTGCCATCTTCGACTCCTCGGAATTACAAGGCAGCGCCAGTGTCCACTCCCACGTCCGCTTCACAGCCCTTGATGAAGAGAGCGAATGGATCACAGGTGACTAAAAGCACGAGAGGAGCTTCCAAGTCGTTGCACAAATCTCTTATATTGGATCCGAGCTCTTTGCCTGCTCAATCCATGACTAGGAGGTCGCTGATGGTGGAGAAGATGGGGGATAAGGACATCATCAGACGAGCATTCAAGACTTTCCAGAATCGCATGGATGGATCTTGCAACGAGGCAAAATCCAGCACTGTGAAGAAG GTGACATCTACTCCTCCGGAGGCAAGGGTCTCGACTCCTCCCATTCGTAGAACGAGGGATGATGCTGAAAAGGCGTCTGCTCAAAGGAATCAAGGTGGAACAAGATCAAAACCTTCTGAGACAAG ATTGTATAGAGGTAGTCTGGTGATGGATACGAAAAACACGAACATTTCTGCTGCCTCGTCTAGCATTAGCTTCAGAAGCCATGACAGAGCTAAGAAAAGGAAAGAG TTATCGCAGTTTCTGAAGGATTTGGAGGCGAAATCAGTGGCCAAAGCAGCAGAAAATGCTCAGCTTAGTGCAAAATCAAAG GAAGAAAAGGATTCTGAGATTAGAAGATTGAGAAAGAGCCTCAATTTCAAGGCCAAGCCACTGCCTTCCTTCTATAAGGATCGAACGAAAGCACACCTCGAAAAG GATCCTCACAACAAGGAGCTCCACTAG
- the LOC121770789 gene encoding protein WVD2-like 4 isoform X4: protein MNSLQLSCFAASLRKHKLSIFASNAVCIVVSGVAFLLILGCCGASMGESLVERPTLDKKMDEPFKPSGGLDVSISFGRFENDVLSWEKWSSFSPNRYLEEVGSLSTPGSVAQKKAYFEAHYKRIAARKAEELEEEKSIVPAARFLDEWRNDDCLESSCGIDAELGLSNGDRSVEVAAESEYASTNATSANEAKKDDDSFDSSKEKSTLDVFVDGIRERDSADVGVESEGCLADEGKDELSCEAVELGPNAAVEAASPEMEKPPRKKNGVKELTPKSNVARKANSTKRDTNSGRVQAKPLPSSTPRNYKAAPVSTPTSASQPLMKRANGSQVTKSTRGASKSLHKSLILDPSSLPAQSMTRRSLMVEKMGDKDIIRRAFKTFQNRMDGSCNEAKSSTVKKVTSTPPEARVSTPPIRRTRDDAEKASAQRNQGGTRSKPSETRGSLVMDTKNTNISAASSSISFRSHDRAKKRKEFLKDLEAKSVAKAAENAQLSAKSKEEKDSEIRRLRKSLNFKAKPLPSFYKDRTKAHLEKDPHNKELH from the exons ATGAATTCATTACAACTTTCTTGTTTTGCAGCTAGTCTACGCAAGCATAAGCTGTCCATTTTTGCCTCAAATGCTGTATGTATAGTTGTATCTGGGGTAGCTTTCCTATTGATATTGGGTTGTTGTGGAGCATCAATGGGTGAATCTTTGGTTGAGAGGCCAACTTTGGATAAGAAG ATGGATGAGCCCTTTAAGCCTAGTGGTGGACTGGATGTGTCTATTTCATTTGGTAGATTTGAGAATGATGTTCTCTCTTGGGAGAAATGGTCGTCGTTTTCTCCGAATAGGTATTTGGAGGAGGTCGGAAGTCTATCGACTCCCGGGTCAGTAGCTCAGAAGAAGGCTTATTTTGAGGCTCACTACAAGAGAATTGCTGCTAGGAAAGCTGAGGAATTGGAGGAGGAAAAGTCGATAGTTCCTGCTGCTCGTTTCTTAGATGAGTGGAGAAATGATGATTGTCTGGAGAGTTCGTGTGGGATCGATGCAGAATTAGGTCTGTCCAACGGTGACAGATCAGTTGAGGTGGCTGCAGAGTCAGAGTATGCATCTACTAATGCAACTTCTGCCAATGAAGCGAAAAAAGATGACGATAGTTTTGATTCTAGTAAGGAGAAATCCACGTTGGATGTTTTCGTAGATGGGATAAGGGAAAGAGACAGTGCTGATGTTGGAGTCGAGAGTGAGGGGTGTTTGGCTGATGAAGGTAAGGATGAGTTGAGCTGTGAGGCAGTCGAGCTTGGACCTAATGCCGCTGTAGAAGCTGCTTCGCCTGAGATGGAGAAGCcaccgagaaagaaaaatgGTGTGAAGGAATTAACTCCTAAGTCGAATGTAGCTCGGAAG GCGAATTCGACTAAAAGGGACACAAATTCGGGTAGGGTTCAGGCGAAGCCTTTGCCATCTTCGACTCCTCGGAATTACAAGGCAGCGCCAGTGTCCACTCCCACGTCCGCTTCACAGCCCTTGATGAAGAGAGCGAATGGATCACAGGTGACTAAAAGCACGAGAGGAGCTTCCAAGTCGTTGCACAAATCTCTTATATTGGATCCGAGCTCTTTGCCTGCTCAATCCATGACTAGGAGGTCGCTGATGGTGGAGAAGATGGGGGATAAGGACATCATCAGACGAGCATTCAAGACTTTCCAGAATCGCATGGATGGATCTTGCAACGAGGCAAAATCCAGCACTGTGAAGAAG GTGACATCTACTCCTCCGGAGGCAAGGGTCTCGACTCCTCCCATTCGTAGAACGAGGGATGATGCTGAAAAGGCGTCTGCTCAAAGGAATCAAGGTGGAACAAGATCAAAACCTTCTGAGACAAG AGGTAGTCTGGTGATGGATACGAAAAACACGAACATTTCTGCTGCCTCGTCTAGCATTAGCTTCAGAAGCCATGACAGAGCTAAGAAAAGGAAAGAG TTTCTGAAGGATTTGGAGGCGAAATCAGTGGCCAAAGCAGCAGAAAATGCTCAGCTTAGTGCAAAATCAAAG GAAGAAAAGGATTCTGAGATTAGAAGATTGAGAAAGAGCCTCAATTTCAAGGCCAAGCCACTGCCTTCCTTCTATAAGGATCGAACGAAAGCACACCTCGAAAAG GATCCTCACAACAAGGAGCTCCACTAG
- the LOC121770789 gene encoding protein WVD2-like 7 isoform X3: MNSLQLSCFAASLRKHKLSIFASNAVCIVVSGVAFLLILGCCGASMGESLVERPTLDKKMDEPFKPSGGLDVSISFGRFENDVLSWEKWSSFSPNRYLEEVGSLSTPGSVAQKKAYFEAHYKRIAARKAEELEEEKSIVPAARFLDEWRNDDCLESSCGIDAELGLSNGDRSVEVAAESEYASTNATSANEAKKDDDSFDSSKEKSTLDVFVDGIRERDSADVGVESEGCLADEGKDELSCEAVELGPNAAVEAASPEMEKPPRKKNGVKELTPKSNVARKANSTKRDTNSGRVQAKPLPSSTPRNYKAAPVSTPTSASQPLMKRANGSQVTKSTRGASKSLHKSLILDPSSLPAQSMTRRSLMVEKMGDKDIIRRAFKTFQNRMDGSCNEAKSSTVKKVTSTPPEARVSTPPIRRTRDDAEKASAQRNQGGTRSKPSETRGSLVMDTKNTNISAASSSISFRSHDRAKKRKELSQFLKDLEAKSVAKAAENAQLSAKSKEEKDSEIRRLRKSLNFKAKPLPSFYKDRTKAHLEKDPHNKELH; encoded by the exons ATGAATTCATTACAACTTTCTTGTTTTGCAGCTAGTCTACGCAAGCATAAGCTGTCCATTTTTGCCTCAAATGCTGTATGTATAGTTGTATCTGGGGTAGCTTTCCTATTGATATTGGGTTGTTGTGGAGCATCAATGGGTGAATCTTTGGTTGAGAGGCCAACTTTGGATAAGAAG ATGGATGAGCCCTTTAAGCCTAGTGGTGGACTGGATGTGTCTATTTCATTTGGTAGATTTGAGAATGATGTTCTCTCTTGGGAGAAATGGTCGTCGTTTTCTCCGAATAGGTATTTGGAGGAGGTCGGAAGTCTATCGACTCCCGGGTCAGTAGCTCAGAAGAAGGCTTATTTTGAGGCTCACTACAAGAGAATTGCTGCTAGGAAAGCTGAGGAATTGGAGGAGGAAAAGTCGATAGTTCCTGCTGCTCGTTTCTTAGATGAGTGGAGAAATGATGATTGTCTGGAGAGTTCGTGTGGGATCGATGCAGAATTAGGTCTGTCCAACGGTGACAGATCAGTTGAGGTGGCTGCAGAGTCAGAGTATGCATCTACTAATGCAACTTCTGCCAATGAAGCGAAAAAAGATGACGATAGTTTTGATTCTAGTAAGGAGAAATCCACGTTGGATGTTTTCGTAGATGGGATAAGGGAAAGAGACAGTGCTGATGTTGGAGTCGAGAGTGAGGGGTGTTTGGCTGATGAAGGTAAGGATGAGTTGAGCTGTGAGGCAGTCGAGCTTGGACCTAATGCCGCTGTAGAAGCTGCTTCGCCTGAGATGGAGAAGCcaccgagaaagaaaaatgGTGTGAAGGAATTAACTCCTAAGTCGAATGTAGCTCGGAAG GCGAATTCGACTAAAAGGGACACAAATTCGGGTAGGGTTCAGGCGAAGCCTTTGCCATCTTCGACTCCTCGGAATTACAAGGCAGCGCCAGTGTCCACTCCCACGTCCGCTTCACAGCCCTTGATGAAGAGAGCGAATGGATCACAGGTGACTAAAAGCACGAGAGGAGCTTCCAAGTCGTTGCACAAATCTCTTATATTGGATCCGAGCTCTTTGCCTGCTCAATCCATGACTAGGAGGTCGCTGATGGTGGAGAAGATGGGGGATAAGGACATCATCAGACGAGCATTCAAGACTTTCCAGAATCGCATGGATGGATCTTGCAACGAGGCAAAATCCAGCACTGTGAAGAAG GTGACATCTACTCCTCCGGAGGCAAGGGTCTCGACTCCTCCCATTCGTAGAACGAGGGATGATGCTGAAAAGGCGTCTGCTCAAAGGAATCAAGGTGGAACAAGATCAAAACCTTCTGAGACAAG AGGTAGTCTGGTGATGGATACGAAAAACACGAACATTTCTGCTGCCTCGTCTAGCATTAGCTTCAGAAGCCATGACAGAGCTAAGAAAAGGAAAGAG TTATCGCAGTTTCTGAAGGATTTGGAGGCGAAATCAGTGGCCAAAGCAGCAGAAAATGCTCAGCTTAGTGCAAAATCAAAG GAAGAAAAGGATTCTGAGATTAGAAGATTGAGAAAGAGCCTCAATTTCAAGGCCAAGCCACTGCCTTCCTTCTATAAGGATCGAACGAAAGCACACCTCGAAAAG GATCCTCACAACAAGGAGCTCCACTAG
- the LOC121770789 gene encoding protein WVD2-like 4 isoform X2, protein MNSLQLSCFAASLRKHKLSIFASNAVCIVVSGVAFLLILGCCGASMGESLVERPTLDKKMDEPFKPSGGLDVSISFGRFENDVLSWEKWSSFSPNRYLEEVGSLSTPGSVAQKKAYFEAHYKRIAARKAEELEEEKSIVPAARFLDEWRNDDCLESSCGIDAELGLSNGDRSVEVAAESEYASTNATSANEAKKDDDSFDSSKEKSTLDVFVDGIRERDSADVGVESEGCLADEGKDELSCEAVELGPNAAVEAASPEMEKPPRKKNGVKELTPKSNVARKANSTKRDTNSGRVQAKPLPSSTPRNYKAAPVSTPTSASQPLMKRANGSQVTKSTRGASKSLHKSLILDPSSLPAQSMTRRSLMVEKMGDKDIIRRAFKTFQNRMDGSCNEAKSSTVKKVTSTPPEARVSTPPIRRTRDDAEKASAQRNQGGTRSKPSETRLYRGSLVMDTKNTNISAASSSISFRSHDRAKKRKEFLKDLEAKSVAKAAENAQLSAKSKEEKDSEIRRLRKSLNFKAKPLPSFYKDRTKAHLEKDPHNKELH, encoded by the exons ATGAATTCATTACAACTTTCTTGTTTTGCAGCTAGTCTACGCAAGCATAAGCTGTCCATTTTTGCCTCAAATGCTGTATGTATAGTTGTATCTGGGGTAGCTTTCCTATTGATATTGGGTTGTTGTGGAGCATCAATGGGTGAATCTTTGGTTGAGAGGCCAACTTTGGATAAGAAG ATGGATGAGCCCTTTAAGCCTAGTGGTGGACTGGATGTGTCTATTTCATTTGGTAGATTTGAGAATGATGTTCTCTCTTGGGAGAAATGGTCGTCGTTTTCTCCGAATAGGTATTTGGAGGAGGTCGGAAGTCTATCGACTCCCGGGTCAGTAGCTCAGAAGAAGGCTTATTTTGAGGCTCACTACAAGAGAATTGCTGCTAGGAAAGCTGAGGAATTGGAGGAGGAAAAGTCGATAGTTCCTGCTGCTCGTTTCTTAGATGAGTGGAGAAATGATGATTGTCTGGAGAGTTCGTGTGGGATCGATGCAGAATTAGGTCTGTCCAACGGTGACAGATCAGTTGAGGTGGCTGCAGAGTCAGAGTATGCATCTACTAATGCAACTTCTGCCAATGAAGCGAAAAAAGATGACGATAGTTTTGATTCTAGTAAGGAGAAATCCACGTTGGATGTTTTCGTAGATGGGATAAGGGAAAGAGACAGTGCTGATGTTGGAGTCGAGAGTGAGGGGTGTTTGGCTGATGAAGGTAAGGATGAGTTGAGCTGTGAGGCAGTCGAGCTTGGACCTAATGCCGCTGTAGAAGCTGCTTCGCCTGAGATGGAGAAGCcaccgagaaagaaaaatgGTGTGAAGGAATTAACTCCTAAGTCGAATGTAGCTCGGAAG GCGAATTCGACTAAAAGGGACACAAATTCGGGTAGGGTTCAGGCGAAGCCTTTGCCATCTTCGACTCCTCGGAATTACAAGGCAGCGCCAGTGTCCACTCCCACGTCCGCTTCACAGCCCTTGATGAAGAGAGCGAATGGATCACAGGTGACTAAAAGCACGAGAGGAGCTTCCAAGTCGTTGCACAAATCTCTTATATTGGATCCGAGCTCTTTGCCTGCTCAATCCATGACTAGGAGGTCGCTGATGGTGGAGAAGATGGGGGATAAGGACATCATCAGACGAGCATTCAAGACTTTCCAGAATCGCATGGATGGATCTTGCAACGAGGCAAAATCCAGCACTGTGAAGAAG GTGACATCTACTCCTCCGGAGGCAAGGGTCTCGACTCCTCCCATTCGTAGAACGAGGGATGATGCTGAAAAGGCGTCTGCTCAAAGGAATCAAGGTGGAACAAGATCAAAACCTTCTGAGACAAG ATTGTATAGAGGTAGTCTGGTGATGGATACGAAAAACACGAACATTTCTGCTGCCTCGTCTAGCATTAGCTTCAGAAGCCATGACAGAGCTAAGAAAAGGAAAGAG TTTCTGAAGGATTTGGAGGCGAAATCAGTGGCCAAAGCAGCAGAAAATGCTCAGCTTAGTGCAAAATCAAAG GAAGAAAAGGATTCTGAGATTAGAAGATTGAGAAAGAGCCTCAATTTCAAGGCCAAGCCACTGCCTTCCTTCTATAAGGATCGAACGAAAGCACACCTCGAAAAG GATCCTCACAACAAGGAGCTCCACTAG
- the LOC121770789 gene encoding protein WVD2-like 7 isoform X1, with product MNSLQLSCFAASLRKHKLSIFASNAVCIVVSGVAFLLILGCCGASMGESLVERPTLDKKMDEPFKPSGGLDVSISFGRFENDVLSWEKWSSFSPNRYLEEVGSLSTPGSVAQKKAYFEAHYKRIAARKAEELEEEKSIVPAARFLDEWRNDDCLESSCGIDAELGLSNGDRSVEVAAESEYASTNATSANEAKKDDDSFDSSKEKSTLDVFVDGIRERDSADVGVESEGCLADEGKDELSCEAVELGPNAAVEAASPEMEKPPRKKNGVKELTPKSNVARKANSTKRDTNSGRVQAKPLPSSTPRNYKAAPVSTPTSASQPLMKRANGSQVTKSTRGASKSLHKSLILDPSSLPAQSMTRRSLMVEKMGDKDIIRRAFKTFQNRMDGSCNEAKSSTVKKVTSTPPEARVSTPPIRRTRDDAEKASAQRNQGGTRSKPSETRLYRGSLVMDTKNTNISAASSSISFRSHDRAKKRKELSQFLKDLEAKSVAKAAENAQLSAKSKEEKDSEIRRLRKSLNFKAKPLPSFYKDRTKAHLEKDPHNKELH from the exons ATGAATTCATTACAACTTTCTTGTTTTGCAGCTAGTCTACGCAAGCATAAGCTGTCCATTTTTGCCTCAAATGCTGTATGTATAGTTGTATCTGGGGTAGCTTTCCTATTGATATTGGGTTGTTGTGGAGCATCAATGGGTGAATCTTTGGTTGAGAGGCCAACTTTGGATAAGAAG ATGGATGAGCCCTTTAAGCCTAGTGGTGGACTGGATGTGTCTATTTCATTTGGTAGATTTGAGAATGATGTTCTCTCTTGGGAGAAATGGTCGTCGTTTTCTCCGAATAGGTATTTGGAGGAGGTCGGAAGTCTATCGACTCCCGGGTCAGTAGCTCAGAAGAAGGCTTATTTTGAGGCTCACTACAAGAGAATTGCTGCTAGGAAAGCTGAGGAATTGGAGGAGGAAAAGTCGATAGTTCCTGCTGCTCGTTTCTTAGATGAGTGGAGAAATGATGATTGTCTGGAGAGTTCGTGTGGGATCGATGCAGAATTAGGTCTGTCCAACGGTGACAGATCAGTTGAGGTGGCTGCAGAGTCAGAGTATGCATCTACTAATGCAACTTCTGCCAATGAAGCGAAAAAAGATGACGATAGTTTTGATTCTAGTAAGGAGAAATCCACGTTGGATGTTTTCGTAGATGGGATAAGGGAAAGAGACAGTGCTGATGTTGGAGTCGAGAGTGAGGGGTGTTTGGCTGATGAAGGTAAGGATGAGTTGAGCTGTGAGGCAGTCGAGCTTGGACCTAATGCCGCTGTAGAAGCTGCTTCGCCTGAGATGGAGAAGCcaccgagaaagaaaaatgGTGTGAAGGAATTAACTCCTAAGTCGAATGTAGCTCGGAAG GCGAATTCGACTAAAAGGGACACAAATTCGGGTAGGGTTCAGGCGAAGCCTTTGCCATCTTCGACTCCTCGGAATTACAAGGCAGCGCCAGTGTCCACTCCCACGTCCGCTTCACAGCCCTTGATGAAGAGAGCGAATGGATCACAGGTGACTAAAAGCACGAGAGGAGCTTCCAAGTCGTTGCACAAATCTCTTATATTGGATCCGAGCTCTTTGCCTGCTCAATCCATGACTAGGAGGTCGCTGATGGTGGAGAAGATGGGGGATAAGGACATCATCAGACGAGCATTCAAGACTTTCCAGAATCGCATGGATGGATCTTGCAACGAGGCAAAATCCAGCACTGTGAAGAAG GTGACATCTACTCCTCCGGAGGCAAGGGTCTCGACTCCTCCCATTCGTAGAACGAGGGATGATGCTGAAAAGGCGTCTGCTCAAAGGAATCAAGGTGGAACAAGATCAAAACCTTCTGAGACAAG ATTGTATAGAGGTAGTCTGGTGATGGATACGAAAAACACGAACATTTCTGCTGCCTCGTCTAGCATTAGCTTCAGAAGCCATGACAGAGCTAAGAAAAGGAAAGAG TTATCGCAGTTTCTGAAGGATTTGGAGGCGAAATCAGTGGCCAAAGCAGCAGAAAATGCTCAGCTTAGTGCAAAATCAAAG GAAGAAAAGGATTCTGAGATTAGAAGATTGAGAAAGAGCCTCAATTTCAAGGCCAAGCCACTGCCTTCCTTCTATAAGGATCGAACGAAAGCACACCTCGAAAAG GATCCTCACAACAAGGAGCTCCACTAG